From the Candidatus Cloacimonadota bacterium genome, the window TTACCTTACTCTGTTTCTTTTTTATAGAATTTACAATTTTCCATATTAATGAAATCGCTGAGATTACCACAGCAATAATAGCAATATAACCATAATTCATATTACATACTCAACTTTGTTTTGTTAACTTCAAATTTTAATAAATATTTTCAAAATATACATCAAAATTAATATTATAATTTTTATATAAAGTATTTTCTATTTCAAATTTCTATTTGGGAGATTATATATGACTATTGCCAAATAGCGTTTCATATGGATTCAAAATTACGAACCTATTCATTAGGAATTATTCATAAACAATCTTTATTACTTGATTAATATTCTGTTTATTTAATTCTTTTGGGGAGTCGTCATGGACCACTCCATGACGAACTTAATTATTCATACACTATCTTTACTACCTGATTTAATTTTTTATCTTTTAATTCTTTTTCTCTCCCATCCAAATATTTAACTTTTATATCAACAGGTTCTTTAGTTGGAAATCCAAAATACAATGTCTGACTATGCTGATTAGTGGTCCCTTTTCCACCTTGAACCTCTCTAATTTGTTTAAACTTATTTTGAATTATTTCAACTCGTGTACCAATAATTGGAGTATTTCCATTCTTATCCAAAACTTGAATTTCTAACCAATTTTGTCCTTCACTTTCATTTCTAAAAAGATGAATGCCTTCACCGCTGCAGACAAGTAAATCTAAATCTCCATCATTATCATAATCTGAAAATGCAGCTCCCCAAGAATTGAATGTTCTAACTCCAGCAAAATATGTAATATCAGTAAAAGTTTTATCACCATTATTTAGATAAAGATAGCTTCTACGGTTGGGATATATTGATGTAATAAATAGGTCAAGATAACTATCAGCATTCACATCTCCCCATGACGGGTCGCTGTGGCATTCATCGTAAGTTATGCCTGCTGATTCTCTGCTATCAATAAATTTTTCATGTTTCAAGTCATTAACAAATAGCATTGTCATATCAGAAAAATCTATAAATCTTGGATGAGCAAGGTTAGCACAAATCAAATCCATATCTCCGTCGTTGTCAAAATCTCCCCACTCAGAACCAATCGTATGTCCAAACCATTCATCAACATAATTTCCCTCAACTCCAACCTTTTCCCCTACATTTTCAAAGAATTTACCATTATTATTTTTCCATAAGAAATTCTTATCTAATCTGTAATTTGATACAAAGATATCAAGGTCACAATCATTATCAAAATCTCCCCAATTCACTCCCCTACCTGCCTGATTTTCATTAAATGGCGGAATGATATTCATTCTGGTTGTAACATTAGTGAATTGTCCATTGCCCGTATTATGAAACAGAAAATCAGGCTCACTATCAAGAACCTCCCATTGCTCATAATTTGCTAAATACAAATCGGGATAAAGGTCTCCATCAATATCTCCCCAGGCAGCACCTTCGGTTTGTAATGTGTCAGATAGAGGTGTGCTATCTGTAACATCTTTGAATGTTCCGTCTCCAAAATTTCTCCATAAAATATCCTCCTTTTTTATGCTCAATGATGGTGCAAAAAAATCCAGATAACCATCTCTATTAAAATCCGCCCAGATTCCACCGTTTGTATTCCCTTTTGAAATTCCTGCTTCCTCACTTACATCTGTATAAGTTCCATCTTGATTATTTCTCAAAAGAGTATTCCCATTTAATAAAATATCATCATACCCATCATTGTTATAATCTCCCCACGCTATTCTTGATTTTTTATATTGAGATAAATTAGCTTCGTCAGTTACATCAGTAAAAACAGGTCCCTTATACTTACCCCAAATTCTTGCAAATCTATCAAATTGATTTCCACCTTCAGAAAATTCCTTATAAACTTCACGAATGACTGAATCGGCTTTTGGTGTCCACCGATTCCGCTCGTCTCCCATTTTTACTGCTGTGAGTAAATCCTCAAATGCCAGAGCCTTTTGTTCAATCGCTTTTTCTGATTTACCCTTTAAATAGTAATATTTTGCTGTTAACTCATTTTTATCAACTTTTGCTAATTCTCCTAATACTTCATCGTATTTCTCGTTTTCAAAAAGAATTTGCGAAAGCGTAAAACGATATTCTGCGAGCCTTTCTGATTTGCTCTTCTTGCCCCAAAACTCAAAAACAGGTTTATCTTCAGAATTTTCAACCCGTTCAATTACATGTTTCATCTTTGTTTCATAAAAATACAGATTCTCTTTTAAATTCAGATAATACCGAGCAATCATATTAACCATTTTGGGAAAGTTTGAAAAGGTATTCTCTATGTAAGTAAGCACAGAATCCAGCTTTTCTTTTTCTCCAAGATTATCATAAGAAAAAAGTAAATATCTCCAGCCAAGAGCCGACCATTTATTCTTTTCATACTTTTGCAAAAACTTAATTAATCCTTCTGCTCGCAATGAATCATTTCGCATAACTGCATATTCAAAAGCTTTTTCCTGTGCTGACTGGTTTGCAATATTGGAAGTGGGGTATTTTGTAATAATTGTATCTAAAATCGCTTCTGCAGTGGAATCTTCCAATGCAGTTTCAAAAATATATTTAACTTGTAAGCGAAGGCTATCCGGTAAGTTCCTTTGTATAATAAGGTTTAGATATTTTTTTTCAGAATCCTGTATATCTTTTGGCTCAACTTCTTGTTTTAAACAGATTTTTAAAAATGCTTCATATCCATTCAAATTATCAGGTTCTTTTTCAATAAATTTTTCTGCANNNNNNNNNNNNNNNNNNNNNNNNNNNNNNNNNNNNNNNNNNNNNNNNNNNNNNNNNNNNNNNNNNNNNNNNNNNNNNNNNNNNNNNNNNNNNNNNNNNNACAAAATATCCCATATTCATTCTTGTGCCGAATCCATAACCCATTTTAAAATCGCTAAGTTTAGTTAACTTAAAATATTTTGTAGCACCAGAATGTTCTTGTTCTGCTGGACTATCATATTTACCCCATACATTTCCAATATCAGTAAAAACTGCTCCTCTAATATTTCTTATCCATATAGGCAAAGGGAATCCGAGTTTTAAATCCTCTATAAATGGATAACGAAATTCAAAACTACCAACAGCCATATTATATCCATAATATTCATAATCAAGATATCCTCTTAAATTATAGTAACCACCTAAAGTAAATTCATCTTTGTTCTTTCCTGTGCTTGAACCAAGTTGGAGTTGGGCAGCAAATTGATATTTTCTAGAAAGTGGGATATATTTACGAAAGTCTCCATAAAAATCCAAATAATTAGAGTGCTTGCCAAAACTCTTTTCACCTCCCAAACTAATTCTGGAACCTTTGATTGGACCTGTTAAACCCCAAAGTGCTGTATCGTGTATGAAAAACAATGCGGTTGTATAAATTGTAGATTCTTCTGAAAATGAAGGCATTTCATGCCAATCATTATTATCCCATATAAACTTTTCTATACTCCAGAATCTTAACATATTATAAAAATCAAACCGATTGAATTTATCAAGAGGATAGCTTATCAGAGTTTGTGCTCCAATATTTCTTTCCTTTATAAGCCCATCATACAATATGTTAGTATCCTGATCTCTCCAATAATTATAATAATAGTAATTATCAATTAGATGGAAAAGGCTAATCCCATAATCAATCCGCTTTTTTAGATAATAATAATTAACAATTATGTTACTTTCATCTATGGAACGATTTACATCAGTCATAATTTGAATATGGTGATTACCCAAAATATCACTTAAAGCAATCCATAGCTGGGCAGATAGACCATAACCCGTAGAATATCCAAGTCCACCATAAATAAGGTCTGGAGTAAAAAGAAGATGGTAATCTTCAATTTTTGGTTCTCTATTTTTTGTTGTATCAGGTTTGTCCTCCAAACTATCCTTTTTAGACAAATAATCAGAATTAAAAACAATTCTCTTTTTCGGAAAACCTCGCTTACTTGCTTTATAAAACCGTTTATAATCAGAAATGCCAAAAGATTTTTTGAATGAGAACTTATCTGTTTCCATTAATGGAGAATATTCATAAAACTCAAGGCTATCCAACGGGTTGCTATAAAGGTAAAGGTCCCAGCCTTTTTTATAAAATGCAGAAAAAACAAGATAATCATTTTCTTCGGTTATATCAGGAGAAAAACAACCACTCAAAACATCGGTGATCTGGGCAAATCCCCCTGATTTGTCGTTTGACATATTATATGCATAAATATTAGCTATACTATCTTTATAGGATGTGAAAATAATATACTTATTATCTGAGCTCCAGATTGGATATTGATTATCATAATTTTGATTAGTTACTGCAAGAACGCCATCTGAAGCTAAATTATAAATAAAAATGTTATAGAATAGATTAGAAAAAGTATATTTCCACTCGTCGGCCGGTTTCTCTCTAACTTTATCAACAAATCTTTCAGAAGAAAAGCAAATTTCTTTTCCGTCAGAAGACCATCTTGGATATCTATCATCAAAATAGTCATCTGTTAAACGGGAAATAGTTTTGCTTTTTAGATTGTAGATATACAAATCATTTTGAGCATCTTTCAAGCCCACAAGCACAATTTTATCACCAGAAGGAGAGACGTCTAATTCAAAAATTGCATCAAAATCCAATCTTATTCTATCTAACTCTTTACCAGTTTCTGAGCTACAGATTGAGATGACATCACCTTTAGATGTTTTTGCCACGAATGCAAACTTCTTGCCATCAGGAAAATAAGAGATAGAACTTTTCATATAATGAAAATCCTCAAATCTGCCAGAAACTCCACTTGAAATTAGTCTCTTGCTCTTATATATTCCAAGAGGAGAGATTTTATTAATACTCATATTATAAGATTTATC encodes:
- a CDS encoding CRTAC1 family protein; this translates as AEKFIEKEPDNLNGYEAFLKICLKQEVEPKDIQDSEKKYLNLIIQRNLPDSLRLQVKYIFETALEDSTAEAILDTIITKYPTSNIANQSAQEKAFEYAVMRNDSLRAEGLIKFLQKYEKNKWSALGWRYLLFSYDNLGEKEKLDSVLTYIENTFSNFPKMVNMIARYYLNLKENLYFYETKMKHVIERVENSEDKPVFEFWGKKSKSERLAEYRFTLSQILFENEKYDEVLGELAKVDKNELTAKYYYLKGKSEKAIEQKALAFEDLLTAVKMGDERNRWTPKADSVIREVYKEFSEGGNQFDRFARIWGKYKGPVFTDVTDEANLSQYKKSRIAWGDYNNDGYDDILLNGNTLLRNNQDGTYTDVSEEAGISKGNTNGGIWADFNRDGYLDFFAPSLSIKKEDILWRNFGDGTFKDVTDSTPLSDTLQTEGAAWGDIDGDLYPDLYLANYEQWEVLDSEPDFLFHNTGNGQFTNVTTRMNIIPPFNENQAGRGVNWGDFDNDCDLDIFVSNYRLDKNFLWKNNNGKFFENVGEKVGVEGNYVDEWFGHTIGSEWGDFDNDGDMDLICANLAHPRFIDFSDMTMLFVNDLKHEKFIDSRESAGITYDECHSDPSWGDVNADSYLDLFITSIYPNRRSYLYLNNGDKTFTDITYFAGVRTFNSWGAAFSDYDNDGDLDLLVCSGEGIHLFRNESEGQNWLEIQVLDKNGNTPIIGTRVEIIQNKFKQIREVQGGKGTTNQHSQTLYFGFPTKEPVDIKVKYLDGREKELKDKKLNQVVKIVYE